DNA from Sulfurimonas xiamenensis:
AATGCTTAAGTTTGAAATAGGTGATAATGTTGATGATAAAATGATTGATGAATCTATAAAAAGTTATTTTAAACAGGGATATTTTGAAGATATATGGGTTGATTTAGACGAAGATGGCATTTTAACTTTTCATTTTAAAGAGAAGCCGCTTATATCAAAAATAGAATTAAAAGGGTGGAAAGAGAATGACACTGAAATTAGAGACAGTATCATTCAGATAAAAGTAGGTGCACTGTATGATGAGAAAAAACTTGAAGCTGCAAAAAAAAGAATTATAGAGGCGATTAATCAAGAGGGAAAAATTGACAGTGTTGTAGAAATTTTAAAAGAGCGTTTGGATAATGGCAGCATGCATATTACCTTTTTGGTAAATGAGGGTGCGGAAATAGTTATTAAAGAGTTGGCTTATAGCGGTGTATCTGGCTTGGAAACTGAAAATTTTGATGAGATTATTGCAAATAAACAACGCGAATTTATGGGTTGGCTTTGGGGACGAAATGATGGTAAGATGAAAGTGGAAGACTTAGCTTATGATCCTTTAAGAATACGCGATATTTATATGCAGCATGGCTATTTAGATATTGATGTCAATGAACCGTTTGTAAAAGTAAATTTTGATAATTATACGGCAGATATGAGTTATCAGATAAAAGAGGGTGAAATTTATACAATTAGTGCTATTACAATTGAGCAGCAAGAGCATGTAATTGATGATACATTAATAAAAGAGCAGATTCAATTGGAAGTAGGCAAAGCATTTAATGTTCAAACATTTAGGGATGATTCACAAAGAATAAAAACTTTGATTGCGGATTTAAGCTATGCATTTGTACAAGTTGTACCGGACCTAAAAAAGGATAAAGAGAATAAAACAGTTGAGGTAGTGATTAAAGTAATACCAGGGGATAAAGTTAAAATTAGAAATGTCATTATTTCAGGAAACAATAGAACTTTAGACAGAATTATAAGAAGAGAACTCTATCTAGGGCCGGGTGATATGTACTCTCTAACAGATTTAACAGATTCAAGAAATGCTCTTGGCAGACTTGGTTTTTTTGATGGGAATACCATTGAAGAGAAGAGAGTAGACAATAAAAATATAGACTTGATTGTTAAAGTAAAAGAAGCGCCAACGGGTAATATCCAATTAGGCGGCGGTTACGGAAGTTATGGCGGAATTCTTATAAGTGTTGCTGTTGATGATAGAAATATATGGGGTTCAGGAATAAATGTAGGTGTTAAAGCTGAGCGTTCTGAGCTAACATCAAATTACTCATTTAATATATCAAACCCACGATTAAATGATAGTGATTTCAGTGGTAATTTTTCTATTTATACATCAGATTATGAATATGATGACTATATTGTTATGTCTGATGGTTTGACTTTAGGAACAGGGCATAGATTTACTAGATTTGTCAGCGGATATATAGGTTATGGATATTCAAACAATAGTTATGACATTGATGAAAATTCTACATATTATAATGACCCCTATTATGAAAATTATGGGAAAAGCTCAATCACACTAAGTGTAAAATTTGATAATACAGATGATTTTTATCTTCCTAGAAAAGGTTTTACTTTTAGCCAAAGTTTTGAAAATGCCGGAATTGGTTCAGATGCTAAATTTTTTAAGAGTGGAACTAGCTTTGGTGCATATAAAGGATTTGAAGAGTATCTTGGGTTTGATCTCATTGCCAGATATAAAGCAAAATTAAATTATGTTAAAGAGATGGGCTATCTGCCAATTGCAGAGAGATTCTATCTAGGTGGTATAGGGAGTGTCAGGGGATATGAATCATATTCATTGGCTCCGACTATAGAAGATTTAGATGAAGAAGACGGTGTTAGAAGAGTAGGCGGTGAGTATAGTGCCACAAACAGCTTAGAATTCAGCTTTCCACTTGTTCCTAAGGCAAAAATGCGTTTAGTGACATATCTTGATTGGGGATACATAGGAACTACAGAAGATAGCAGAGATGATTATTTGGTGAAAAATATATCTCGTGGCGGAGTTGGAGCAGGACTTGAGTGGTTTTCTCCTGTCGGACCTATTCAGCTGATGTTTTCAAAACCTTTAGGAGAGGAAGAGGGAGATAAAACAGCGGCCTTTGAATTTACTATGGGACAAAGATTTTAACTGTTAATTTTCAGTAAGAATTTTAACGGTTAAGTTATTTAAATTTTCTAGTTTGCTTATATTTTCTTTAGCTAAATATAAACTATTTTTAGATTTTATATTTAGTACATTCTCTTCAAAGCTTATTGTAAAATCAATATTTCTTGGCTGGTGAGACAGTAGAGCAACACTTAATGAGAGAAGATAGCTAAGAGCATTGAGTTGTTGGGTTTCTGGAAGAAGATCTCTGAATTTATCTATATGTGAAGATGATGGAAGTTTTCTTTTTGCATATTTTGCCAGGGTTGCAATAAGAATTATCTGTTTATGTGTAAAACCGAATTCTAAAGCATCTTTGATAAGATTATAGCTATGTTTATTATGAGAATAGTAGTGAAGACTGTTTCCGCTTAAACAAAGTTTTGCAGCTATTGCTAGTTCATAGCGATATTGTTTGTCTATATTTAAATATTCATAGGTTAAATCAAATATTTTTTTTGCAACACTGCTTATTTGATTTGAATAGGCTTTATTGTCTATATGTAAATCAATTATATAGCTTACGGATGTGTTGTAGTTGGCGGGAAATTTATTTTTTGATGTTCTAAGCAAATCAGATAAAAACACACCCTCTCTAACTCCTACACCACTACTGATTAAAGTGTTAATATTTAATTTTTTGAAAACTCTAAGCAGTATCATGGCTCCTGGTTTTATAACATCAACTCTATTTGCTTTAATACCAAGCTTTTTCAGTTCATCTTCATTTGCAACTAAAATTTTTTTCAAAAATTCTATAAACTCATTATAGTCAGGTTCAAAAGCGTGAAGTTTTTTAAGAGGGTAACTGCTGCTGTTTAATATCGCATTGGATATAGCTCTAAATGAGCCGCCGATGCCAATAATAGAAGATACATTAATATTGTCTAATTGTGTCAATTGTGAATCAATGTATTTTTTTGCACCGTCTATATCATTTGTATCAAAGTAGAGCTCTTTTAATCTTACTGTTCCTAAATTAAGAGATATATTTAATTTAATATCTTGTTTGTTAATAAGTGAAAATTCGGTTGAACCGCCACCGATATCAATGCTTAGAGCATTTTTTTGTTCCGGTAAAAGATTTGCGCATGCAACTGCTCCAAGATAAGCTTCTCTTTGGCCATCTATAATTTTAATATTTAAGCCAAGAGAGTGTTTTATTCTATTTACAAAATCTTTTTGATTTGGAGCGTCTCTTAGTGCAGAAGTGGCTATACAAAGAGTTTTTCTGGCTTTAAAGGATTTGATTATTGATAAAAAGTTCTCTAATGCGTCAAAAGCTCTCTGCATGGGAATATCTTGAAGATTCCCACTGTTTTGATAAGTCTCTTCAGAGATTCTTACTCTGCTTTTTGCTTCATGCAAAATATGAAATGCAAATCGAGAAGTTTTTTCATAGATAATCATTCTAACTGAGTTGGAACCGATGTCTATGACTGCTACTCTTTTTGCCATCTAACTTTTCTACTCTTCGTTTAGTAATTGTTTATATTTAAATTGAAGCTCTGCAATAGA
Protein-coding regions in this window:
- the bamA gene encoding outer membrane protein assembly factor BamA — encoded protein: MRIFLATLLTLLAVNLYAYTVKSVKYEGMVHMSESVASRMLKFEIGDNVDDKMIDESIKSYFKQGYFEDIWVDLDEDGILTFHFKEKPLISKIELKGWKENDTEIRDSIIQIKVGALYDEKKLEAAKKRIIEAINQEGKIDSVVEILKERLDNGSMHITFLVNEGAEIVIKELAYSGVSGLETENFDEIIANKQREFMGWLWGRNDGKMKVEDLAYDPLRIRDIYMQHGYLDIDVNEPFVKVNFDNYTADMSYQIKEGEIYTISAITIEQQEHVIDDTLIKEQIQLEVGKAFNVQTFRDDSQRIKTLIADLSYAFVQVVPDLKKDKENKTVEVVIKVIPGDKVKIRNVIISGNNRTLDRIIRRELYLGPGDMYSLTDLTDSRNALGRLGFFDGNTIEEKRVDNKNIDLIVKVKEAPTGNIQLGGGYGSYGGILISVAVDDRNIWGSGINVGVKAERSELTSNYSFNISNPRLNDSDFSGNFSIYTSDYEYDDYIVMSDGLTLGTGHRFTRFVSGYIGYGYSNNSYDIDENSTYYNDPYYENYGKSSITLSVKFDNTDDFYLPRKGFTFSQSFENAGIGSDAKFFKSGTSFGAYKGFEEYLGFDLIARYKAKLNYVKEMGYLPIAERFYLGGIGSVRGYESYSLAPTIEDLDEEDGVRRVGGEYSATNSLEFSFPLVPKAKMRLVTYLDWGYIGTTEDSRDDYLVKNISRGGVGAGLEWFSPVGPIQLMFSKPLGEEEGDKTAAFEFTMGQRF
- a CDS encoding Ppx/GppA phosphatase family protein → MAKRVAVIDIGSNSVRMIIYEKTSRFAFHILHEAKSRVRISEETYQNSGNLQDIPMQRAFDALENFLSIIKSFKARKTLCIATSALRDAPNQKDFVNRIKHSLGLNIKIIDGQREAYLGAVACANLLPEQKNALSIDIGGGSTEFSLINKQDIKLNISLNLGTVRLKELYFDTNDIDGAKKYIDSQLTQLDNINVSSIIGIGGSFRAISNAILNSSSYPLKKLHAFEPDYNEFIEFLKKILVANEDELKKLGIKANRVDVIKPGAMILLRVFKKLNINTLISSGVGVREGVFLSDLLRTSKNKFPANYNTSVSYIIDLHIDNKAYSNQISSVAKKIFDLTYEYLNIDKQYRYELAIAAKLCLSGNSLHYYSHNKHSYNLIKDALEFGFTHKQIILIATLAKYAKRKLPSSSHIDKFRDLLPETQQLNALSYLLSLSVALLSHQPRNIDFTISFEENVLNIKSKNSLYLAKENISKLENLNNLTVKILTEN